A region of Myxococcus stipitatus DSM 14675 DNA encodes the following proteins:
- a CDS encoding DUF4336 domain-containing protein — MLRTTPMFHAVAGQVHTLSIPFRMGAFDLGGRMTLIRLPDGGLWVHSPVALTPELRAAVDALGPVRFLVAPNLMHHLKVGDWAAAYPEAKVLAPAGLRRKRPDLRIDAELESGPAVEGIEQVAVRGMPMLDEFVFFHRPSKTVLLTDMSFNIHRSNSWLTRMYLKLNGAWQRLSPTVITKMVIKDRPAVRASLDQVLAWDIQRVLVCHGDVMEQGAPDALREAFQRLAK, encoded by the coding sequence ATGCTGAGGACGACCCCCATGTTTCATGCGGTGGCAGGCCAGGTCCACACCCTGAGCATCCCCTTCCGGATGGGAGCCTTCGACCTGGGAGGCCGGATGACGCTCATCCGCTTGCCGGATGGCGGACTGTGGGTGCATTCGCCCGTCGCCCTCACGCCCGAGCTGCGCGCGGCGGTGGATGCGCTGGGCCCGGTGCGCTTCCTGGTGGCGCCCAACCTGATGCACCACCTGAAGGTGGGGGACTGGGCGGCGGCCTATCCCGAAGCGAAGGTGCTGGCGCCCGCGGGCCTGCGCCGCAAGCGGCCCGACCTGCGCATCGACGCGGAGCTGGAGAGTGGCCCCGCGGTGGAAGGCATCGAGCAGGTGGCCGTGCGCGGCATGCCGATGCTGGACGAGTTCGTGTTCTTCCATCGCCCCAGCAAGACGGTCCTGCTCACGGACATGTCCTTCAACATCCACCGCTCGAACTCGTGGCTCACCCGGATGTATCTGAAGCTCAATGGCGCGTGGCAGCGGCTGTCTCCCACCGTCATCACCAAGATGGTCATCAAGGACCGGCCCGCGGTGCGCGCGTCCCTGGACCAGGTGCTCGCGTGGGACATCCAGCGGGTGCTGGTGTGTCACGGAGATGTGATGGAGCAGGGCGCGCCGGATGCGCTGCGCGAGGCCTTCCAGCGCCTCGCGAAGTGA